From a region of the Lactuca sativa cultivar Salinas chromosome 4, Lsat_Salinas_v11, whole genome shotgun sequence genome:
- the LOC111907886 gene encoding uncharacterized protein LOC111907886: MAKDFNEFIAKAGLMEFNTGCYKFTYKCDDGLKLSKLDRILVCSNFIAMQTMSTVNVLDREYSDHAPVVLKPSCQDFGPPSFRFFNSWMLRDGFNEEFENAWNSFMGFGSPDMFIKARLKHVKNRIRKWRQVDSNDESKLLLNSKTKVAELESIVEFRALTEDELLERRKCKTKISELEKFAKLDMQQKAKVKWLTDGDENTAFFHGSVKSKNQKNRIHEWPDRPKLISNLFKSLSSEHVRLLDASFTFEEVKHAVWSCGGEKAPGPDGYTFKILRSKWDLIKSDVFHFVKHFESHGSLARGCNS, encoded by the exons ATGGCCAAAGATTTCAATGAGTTTATTGCAAAAGCTGGACTAATGGAATTCAACACTGGTTGTTATAAGTTCACATATAAGTGTGATGATGGTCTCAAGCTAAGTAAATTAGATAGAATACTAGTGTGCTCAAACTTCATTGCAATGCAGACGATGTCCACTGTCAATGTCCTGGATCGTGAGTATTCAGATCATGCACCGGTTGTTCTCAAACCTTCCTGTCAAGACTTTGGACCACCTTCTTTTCGATTCTTCAATTCGTGGATGCTTCGTGATGGTTTTAATGAGGAGTTTGAAAATGCCTGGAACTCTTTCATGGGGTTTGGCTCTCCAGATATGTTCATTAAGGCTAGACTCAAGCATGTTAAAAACCGTATACGTAAATGGAGGCAAGTTGACTCAAATGATGAATCGAAACTGCTCTTGAACTCAAAGACAAAGGTTGCTGAATTAGAGAGTATAGTTGAATTTCGTGCATTGACAGAAGATGAACTGCTAGAACGAAGGAAgtgtaaaacaaaaattagtgaACTGGAAAAATTTGCAAAATTAGATATGCAGCAAAAGGCAAAGGTTAAGTGGCTAACTGATGGAGACGAAAACACGGCATTCTTCCATGGCTCGGTTAAaagcaaaaatcagaaaaatcgaATACATG AATGGCCTGATCGTCCGAAGCTCATTAGCAACCTATTCAAATCTCTATCTTCTGAGCATGTTAGATTACTTGATGCATCTTTCACTTTTGAGGAGGTAAAACATGCTGTTTGGAGCTGTGGTGGTGAAAAAGCTCCAGGACCTGATGGTTATACCTTCAAGATACTTAGGAGTAAATGGGACCTTATCAAATCTGATGTTtttcattttgtaaaacattttgaatccCATGGAAGCCTAGCACGTGGATGTAACTCTTAA
- the LOC111907899 gene encoding clavaminate synthase-like protein At3g21360 — MAGGRFFREVELPEQKSHVDGVLFPAVLSPIFSTAFSADAQLCGFVDAIRAHKPWLESLLQKRGVILFRDFPVTSPSDFNDVVEAFGFPEAFYVGGRASRTQVVGRVYTANESPPEMQIPFHHEMAYVPDFPSKLLFFCEEAPEAGGETPVLLSHIIYDKMKEKHPLFVAKLEEHGLTYTRVMTDDNQQSSFNGSGWTSAYMTNDKNVAEERAAKLGTKLEWMGSDHDHVKAITGPMPGIRFDKESQRKVWFNGLAVSYSGSLTTKNNDRNTFIELGNGEPVSDEAMEDCLRIMEEECVAIPWKKGDVMLVNNLMVLHSRRPLIKPPRSILASLCK, encoded by the exons ATGGCCGGCGGAAGATTCTTCAGAGAAGTAGAATTACCGGAGCAAAAATCTCACGTCGACGGCGTTCTCTTCCCGGCGGTGTTATCCCCAATATTCTCTACTGCCTTTTCTGCAGACGCACAACTCTGTGGCTTTGTAGACGCAATCAGAGCTCACAAACCATGGCTGGAGTCTCTTCTCCAGAAAAGAGGCGTTATTCTCTTTCGAGACTTCCCTGTTACCTCTCCTTCCGATTTCAACGACGTCGTCGAAGCTTTTGGGTTCCCTGAAGCCTTCTACGTCGGCGGCCGAGCCTCCCGAACTCAAGTCGTCGGCCGGGTTTACACCGCAAATGAAAGCCCGCCGGAAATGCAAATTCCTTTCCATCACGAGATGGCTTAT GTTCCAGACTTCCCCTCGAAGTTACTTTTCTTTTGTGAAGAAGCACCAGAAGCCGGAGGAGAAACTCCAGTACTTTTGAGTCATATCATATATGATAAGATGAAAGAGAAGCACCCATTGTTCGTTGCAAAACTGGAGGAGCATGGATTGACATATACAAGAGTAATGACCGATGATAATCAACAATCATCCTTCAATGGCAGTGGTTGGACGTCGGCATACATGACCAATGACAAGAACGTTGCAGAAGAAAG GGCAGCGAAGCTGGGAACAAAGCTTGAATGGATGGGGAGTGATCATGATCATGTAAAAGCTATTACAGGTCCGATGCCAGGGATAAGGTTTGACAAGGAAAGTCAACGGAAAGTTTGGTTCAATGGTCTGGCAGTTAGTTATAGTGGCTCTTTGACTACTAAAAACAATGATCGGAATACATTTATTGAGCTTGGAAATGGTGAACCTGTGTCGGATGAAGCCATGGAAGATTGCTTGAGAATCATGGAAGAAGAGTGTGTTGCAATACCATGGAAGAAAGGTGATGTTATGCTTGTTAATAATTTAATGGTTCTTCATAGCCGAAGGCCGTTAATAAAGCCACCTCGCAGCATTCTCGCATCCCTTTGCAAGTGA